The Deinococcus ruber genome window below encodes:
- a CDS encoding RNA-guided endonuclease InsQ/TnpB family protein, whose protein sequence is MQRNAGTLQAGIDLGTEHVLSLSDGTQEVNPRFLKSAAKRIATLNRELARRKRFGENWKRTKIRLAKKYAKVANQRADFQHKLTANLVATYGILATEELSIKNMTAHGGAYKNGLNRSILDVGMATILQKLRYKAEETGTGRLWFVPTRTVKPSQTCPLCGHQEKKLLSQRVHHCKNCGYTENRDVAAAQVMLGWAIEHYGKELACGDGSGVPANPCEPRNPDQSAAALGRG, encoded by the coding sequence GTGCAGCGGAACGCTGGGACGTTGCAAGCCGGAATAGATTTAGGGACAGAACATGTTCTGTCCCTCTCGGACGGCACCCAGGAAGTAAATCCACGATTCCTCAAATCGGCTGCCAAGCGTATTGCGACCTTGAACCGTGAACTTGCACGTCGTAAGCGTTTTGGGGAGAACTGGAAGCGTACGAAGATCAGGTTGGCAAAGAAGTATGCCAAAGTTGCCAACCAACGGGCAGATTTCCAGCACAAACTGACTGCCAATTTGGTTGCTACATACGGAATCCTTGCCACCGAAGAACTCAGCATCAAAAACATGACTGCACATGGCGGTGCATATAAGAACGGGCTGAACCGCTCCATATTGGATGTGGGGATGGCGACAATCTTGCAGAAACTCCGGTACAAAGCGGAAGAAACTGGTACTGGACGACTGTGGTTTGTGCCGACTCGCACGGTCAAGCCTTCTCAGACATGCCCTCTTTGCGGTCATCAGGAAAAGAAATTGCTTTCCCAGAGAGTACATCACTGCAAAAACTGTGGATATACCGAGAATCGAGATGTCGCAGCCGCGCAAGTCATGCTTGGGTGGGCCATCGAACACTACGGCAAGGAACTTGCCTGTGGGGATGGGTCTGGAGTTCCAGCCAACCCGTGTGAACCACGAAACCCCGACCAGAGTGCAGCAGCACTTGGTCGTGGGTAA
- a CDS encoding VOC family protein, translating into MPQTDVSKDFGVGTALWFAVTDADAAHARMVTSGAEVVSPPQPGPFGRVFTVRDPDGYLLTFHQA; encoded by the coding sequence TTGCCCCAGACAGATGTCAGCAAGGACTTCGGGGTGGGGACAGCGCTGTGGTTTGCGGTCACCGACGCAGATGCGGCCCACGCCCGGATGGTGACCAGCGGGGCCGAGGTGGTCTCGCCGCCGCAGCCCGGTCCCTTCGGGCGCGTGTTCACGGTGCGCGACCCGGACGGGTACCTGCTGACCTTCCATCAGGCATGA
- a CDS encoding DNA-3-methyladenine glycosylase family protein: MKAHGLGSLAASLHPVPPFDVEQSLRFLGDFSPMHGEQQLGVRALTKAVRVEGQTVGFSLRARGAELAPELTCELFADQALKLGTGEAVRERVRFFLSLDDDLTPFYALAEHDAPFSKVVQQLYGYHQVKFLTPFENACWAILTQRTSGTLARVMKRNLVETYGGSVHCGSGLLWAFPEPADMGHVSAAELGTVVGNLRKGEYLAAAVQAFGQINEDWLRQAPHDEVETWLRAIHGIGAWSATFVLLRGLGRMDRASFEDPDGRFTEEMMKAAARVYGPLSFEAFRAHAYRYGDWQGYWAHYLRAAGAGKSAK; this comes from the coding sequence ATGAAAGCGCATGGTCTGGGCAGCCTCGCCGCGTCACTGCACCCGGTCCCCCCTTTCGATGTTGAGCAGAGTCTGAGGTTTCTCGGTGACTTCTCCCCCATGCACGGCGAGCAGCAACTCGGGGTGCGGGCGCTGACCAAGGCGGTGCGGGTTGAGGGGCAGACGGTCGGCTTCAGCCTTCGGGCCAGGGGCGCTGAGCTGGCCCCCGAGTTGACCTGCGAACTCTTTGCCGATCAGGCCCTGAAGCTGGGGACCGGGGAGGCCGTCCGTGAGCGGGTGCGGTTCTTTCTGAGCTTGGACGACGATCTGACGCCGTTCTACGCCCTTGCGGAGCACGACGCGCCGTTCAGCAAGGTCGTCCAGCAGCTGTACGGCTATCATCAGGTGAAGTTCCTGACGCCATTCGAGAACGCCTGCTGGGCGATCCTGACGCAGCGCACGTCAGGCACGCTGGCACGTGTGATGAAGCGCAACCTTGTGGAAACGTATGGTGGCTCAGTGCACTGTGGCAGCGGTCTGCTCTGGGCGTTCCCCGAACCTGCCGACATGGGTCATGTGTCCGCCGCCGAACTGGGGACAGTTGTCGGCAACTTGCGCAAGGGCGAGTACCTCGCCGCCGCCGTGCAGGCGTTCGGCCAGATCAACGAGGACTGGCTGCGTCAGGCACCCCACGACGAGGTGGAGACCTGGTTGCGCGCCATCCACGGCATTGGGGCGTGGTCAGCAACCTTTGTGTTGCTCCGAGGCCTGGGGCGCATGGACAGGGCTTCGTTTGAAGATCCGGACGGCCGGTTCACCGAGGAGATGATGAAGGCAGCGGCCAGAGTCTATGGCCCGTTGAGTTTTGAGGCATTCCGGGCGCACGCATACCGTTACGGAGACTGGCAGGGCTACTGGGCGCACTATCTGCGAGCGGCGGGGGCAGGGAAGTCAGCCAAATGA